A single region of the Drosophila takahashii strain IR98-3 E-12201 chromosome 2R, DtakHiC1v2, whole genome shotgun sequence genome encodes:
- the stj gene encoding voltage-dependent calcium channel subunit alpha-2/delta-3 isoform X5 produces the protein MAWSRLLAWWRLCLGLLSVLVCLAPCVNLQPSENINYNLVHSWADKLGMELFHLGDFITRRKEVQESFKDAKVVSRNGASIVDSMAKEIEMMMDLKVSAVRRIMDTAENTALSHQNDMADKMFSYYSAKEMLEPGDPVPPIPTPAPDMDKDIGEPLIYVQPKVVVLEPRPEFHNTPVNFSVSSVHVPVNVFDRAPDVIKAIQWSENLDQIFRDNYKNDPTLSWQFFGSSTGFMRQFPASKWRKDVPVDLYDCRLRSWYMEAATSPKDIVILMDGSGSMLGQRLDIAKHVVNTILDTLGTNDFVNIFTFDKEVSPVVPCFEDTLIQANLGNIRELKEGIESFKPKSIANYTAALTKAFELLEETKLSSRGAQCNQAIMIIGDGAPENNREVFELHNWRDPPYKPVRVFTYLIGKEVANWDDIRWMACENQGYYVHLSDTAEVREMVLNYIPVMARPLVLGRHDHPVIWSQVYADIEDTKLSDYLWDINQCEYQKADVLEYWQVHDRMLEPSEMHRRKYRRMKETWNQPVDSNVYQFMTTVSMPIYDRRENATRIANILGVAGTDVPINEIKKLLSPFTLGVNGYAFIVTNNGYVLFHPDFRPIFQGYILKPSYNSVDMIEVELLDDDRSARDFNPVLMTIRDSIINQSTGSKWMLVKNHFDEMKRVARIKRQYYWTAIKKTPFTLVISYPEQYGVSHMDIRADQEIHRISIKGTNLRSVFSGKRWKIHPDWLFCKHSNRTFKTPEIELLYFLERMSEPGWRWPGSRSALPPEHAAAMFSNNSSTGRYPSINEKESYYCDRQLMQALVFDARVTGWFSNNTSFNSKDDKGTSASSPIAVLMGLLPRNEFKQRFGVTVAFLATHSGLTRWHEFHSNAAEESGVGETFSQNNTRAIDEIWYKRAVDQHFVREESFVYSVPFDAGESNSEILVTASHAVFHNEGGKTAPAAVVGFQFQHSALYKLFHNITGNACAVDDKDCYILDNNGYVVISTRVHETGRFFGEVNGAIMKRLLEENVYKQVTVYDYQAVCFESKNDNNASSMLLSPLFHLLRVGKWLLHTALWYIVQLLQWAPGVSSHYADMYGDSNDTEPPPPEPHPEHHARNGNGHGKKDDDHWLRYLTLHRTRLKPCDMKRELYTLFKEKDNVVYNMTAHACERPFVVLPIPFSNLILLVIDQLCPRDGTVVLTVNPQPIDYHLSVNDSLACYKQAREFNRQRPHSCISRHANESGIKLCGKACSVYANLGLLLLCHILSRWL, from the exons ATGGCCTGGTCGCGACTCCTGGCCTGGTGGCGCCTCTGCCTGGGCCTGCTCTCCGTCTTGGTCTGTTTGGCACCGTGCGTCAATCTGCAGCCCTCCGAGAACATCAACTATAATCT CGTTCATTCGTGGGCCGACAAACTGGGCATGGAGCTGTTTCATCTGGGCGATTTCATCACCAGGCGCAAGGAGGTGCAAGAG AGTTTCAAGGATGCGAAAGTTGTGTCGCGCAATGGCGCCTCCATTGTCGATTCGATGGCCAAGGAAATCGAAATGATGATGGACCTCAAAGTCAGTGCAGTGAGG CGGATTATGGACACGGCTGAGAATACGGCTCTGTCGCATCAGAATGATATGGCGGATAAGATGTTCTCCTACTACAGTGCCAAGGAAATGCTGGAGCCCGGCGATCCCGTACCGCCCATACCCACCCCGGCGCCCGATATGGACAAGGACATAGGCGAACCGCTAATCTACGTCCAGCCGAAGGTGGTGGTCCTGGAACCCCGACCGGAGTTTCACAACACACCGGTCAACTTCAGCGTCAGCTCGGTCCACGTGCCCGTCAATGTGTTTGATCGAG CACCGGATGTGATCAAAGCAATTCAGTGGTCGGAGAATTTGGATCAGATATTCCGCGACAATTACAAGAACGATCCGACATTGTCGTGGCAATTCTTTGGCAGTTCGACTGGCTTTATGCGTCAATTCCCTGCATCGAAGTGGCGAAAGGACGTACCGGTCGATCTATACGATTGCCGACTACGCTCCTGGTACATGGAGGCGGCGACGAGTCCGAAGGATATTGTTATCCTGATGGATGGATCCGGTTCAATGTTGGGACAGAGGCTAGATATCGCAAAGCATGTTGTCAATACGATACTCGATACATTAGGTACAAATGACTTTGTGAACATCTTCACCTTTGATAAGGAAGTGAGCCCAGTCGTCCCATGTTTCGAAGACACACTGATTCAA GCGAATCTGGGCAACATACGTGAACTGAAAGAAGGGATTGAATCGTTTAAACCCAAATCGATCGCCAATTATACCGCTGCATTGACAAAGGCATTCGAGCTATTGGAAGAGACCAAGTTGAGTTCGCGCGGGGCGCAGTGCAATCAGGCGATCATGATCATTGGCGACGGGGCGCCCGAGAACAATCGCGAGGTCTTCGAGTTGCACAATTGGCGGGACCCGCCGTACAAGCCGGTCCGAGTGTTCACCTACCTGATTGGCAAGGAGGTGGCCAATTGGGATGATATACGGTGGATGGCGTGCGAGAATCAGGGCTACTACGTCCACCTTAGCGATACAGCCGAGGTGCGTGAGATGGTCCTGAATTACATACCGGTTATGGCCAGGCCGCTCGTCTTGGGCAGGCACGATCACCCGGTGATTTGGTCGCAGGTCTATGCGGACATCGAG GACACAAAACTCTCCGACTATCTGTGGGACATCAACCAGTGCGAGTACCAAAAGGCCGACGTCCTCGAGTATTGGCAGGTGCACGACCGGATGCTGGAGCCCAGCGAAATGCACCGCCGGAAGTACAGACGGATGAAGGAG ACCTGGAACCAACCTGTGGACTCGAATGTGTACCAGTTCATGACCACCGTCTCGATGCCCATCTACGATCGGCGTGAGAATGCG ACTAGGATTGCGAATATACTGGGCGTGGCCGGCACAGATGTGCCtataaatgaaatcaaaaagcTGCTGTCGCCATTTACG CTTGGCGTGAATGGCTATGCGTTTATAGTAACCAACAATGGTTATGTACTATTCCATCCAGACTTTCGTCCAATT TTCCAAGGCTACATATTAAAGCCATCATACAATAGCGTTGACATGATTGAAGTCGAGCTGTTGGATGACGATCGGTCCGCCAGAGACTTTAATCCAGTGCTGATGACG ATAAGAGATTCCATAATCAATCAGTCGACAGGCAGCAAATGGATGTTGGTCAAAAATCATTTCGATGAAATG aaacgGGTGGCTCGCATAAAGCGACAATACTATTGGACGGCCATCAAGAAGACCCCCTTCACTCTGGTAATTTCCTATCCAGAACAGTATGGCGTGAGCCACATGGACATTCGAGCTGACCAGGAGATCCATCGCATCTCCATAAAGGGCACAAACTTACGCAGCGTCTTCAGTGGCAAGCGATGGAAAATACATCCCGATTG GCTATTTTGCAAGCACAGCAACAGGACATTCAAAACGCCAGAGATTGAACTGCTGTACTTTCTCGAGCGTATGTCTGAGCCTGGCTGGCGATGGCCGGGAAGTCGTAGCGCTTTGCCCCCGGAACACGCGGCCGCCATGTTCT CTAACAACTCATCAACTGGCCGTTATCCATCAATCAATGAAAAAGAAAGCTACTATT GCGATCGACAGCTGATGCAGGCCTTGGTCTTCGATGCCCGAGTCACCGGGTGGTTCTCCAACAACACCAGCTTCAACTCCAAGGACGACAAGGG CACAAGCGCATCAAGCCCAATAGCCGTTCTAATGGGTTTGCTGCCAAG AAATGAATTCAAGCAGCGCTTTGGCGTCACCGTCGCCTTTTTGGCCACCCACAGTGGCCTCACCCGCTGGCACGAGTTCCACTCAAATGCTGCCGAGGAATCTGGAGTCGG CGAGACTTTCAGCCAGAACAATACGCGGGCCATCGATGAGATTTGGTATAAACGCGCCGTGGACCAACATTTTGTACGGGAGGAGAGCTTCGTTTACTCCGTGCCCTTCGATGCGGGTG AGAGCAATTCGGAGATCCTGGTGACCGCCAGCCATGCCGTTTTCCACAATGAGGGCGGCAAGACAGCGCCGGCGGCAGTTGTGGGCTTCCAGTTTCAGCACTCGGCGCTCTACAAACTCTTCCACAACATCACCGGCAAT GCCTGTGCCGTGGATGACAAAGACTGCTATATACTGGATAACAATGGCTATGTGGTCATATCGACGAGGGTCCACGAAACGGGGCGATTCTTCGGGGAGGTGAACGGAGCGATCATGAAGCGGCTGCTGGAGGAGAATGTCTACAAACAGGTCACCGTCTACGATTACCAGGCGGTGTGCTTCGAGTCCAAGAACGATAACAATGCGTCCAGCATGTTGCTTTCG CCCCTGTTCCATCTGCTGCGCGTGGGCAAATGGCTGCTGCATACGGCGCTGTGGTATATTGTGCAACTGTTGCAGTGGGCGCCCGGAGTGTCCAGCCATTATGCGGACATGTACGGCGACTCCAACGACACGGAGCCTCCGCCGCCGGAGCCGCATCCGGAGCACCATGCCCGCAACGGTAATGGGCATGGGAAGAAGGACGACGACCACTGGCTGCGCTACTTGACACTCCATCGCACACGGCTCAAACCGTGCGACATGAAGCGCGAACTTTACACGCTGTTCAAGGAGAAGGACAACGTTGTCTACAATATGACAGCCCATGCATGTGAGCGGCCATTTGTCGTCCTGCCCATCCCGTTCAGCAACCTCATCCTGCTGGTCATCGACCAGCTGTGTCCCCGGGACGGCACCGTCGTCCTAACGGTCAATCCGCAGCCGATCGACTACCACCTGTCGGTGAACGACTCGCTGGCCTGCTACAAGCAGGCTCGGGAGTTCAACCGCCAGCGGCCCCACAGCTGCATCAGTCGGCACGCGAAC
- the stj gene encoding voltage-dependent calcium channel subunit alpha-2/delta-3 isoform X2, producing the protein MAWSRLLAWWRLCLGLLSVLVCLAPCVNLQPSENINYNLVHSWADKLGMELFHLGDFITRRKEVQESFKDAKVVSRNGASIVDSMAKEIEMMMDLKVSAVRRIMDTAENTALSHQNDMADKMFSYYSAKEMLEPGDPVPPIPTPAPDMDKDIGEPLIYVQPKVVVLEPRPEFHNTPVNFSVSSVHVPVNVFDRAPDVIKAIQWSENLDQIFRDNYKNDPTLSWQFFGSSTGFMRQFPASKWRKDVPVDLYDCRLRSWYMEAATSPKDIVILMDGSGSMLGQRLDIAKHVVNTILDTLGTNDFVNIFTFDKEVSPVVPCFEDTLIQANLGNIRELKEGIESFKPKSIANYTAALTKAFELLEETKLSSRGAQCNQAIMIIGDGAPENNREVFELHNWRDPPYKPVRVFTYLIGKEVANWDDIRWMACENQGYYVHLSDTAEVREMVLNYIPVMARPLVLGRHDHPVIWSQVYADIEDTKLSDYLWDINQCEYQKADVLEYWQVHDRMLEPSEMHRRKYRRMKETWNQPVDSNVYQFMTTVSMPIYDRRENARINLTTDINPAAKINLQFTRIANILGVAGTDVPINEIKKLLSPFTLGVNGYAFIVTNNGYVLFHPDFRPIFQGYILKPSYNSVDMIEVELLDDDRSARDFNPVLMTIRDSIINQSTGSKWMLVKNHFDEMKRVARIKRQYYWTAIKKTPFTLVISYPEQYGVSHMDIRADQEIHRISIKGTNLRSVFSGKRWKIHPDWLFCKHSNRTFKTPEIELLYFLERMSEPGWRWPGSRSALPPEHAAAMFSNNSSTGRYPSINEKESYYCDRQLMQALVFDARVTGWFSNNTSFNSKDDKGTSASSPIAVLMGLLPRNEFKQRFGVTVAFLATHSGLTRWHEFHSNAAEESGVGETFSQNNTRAIDEIWYKRAVDQHFVREESFVYSVPFDAGESNSEILVTASHAVFHNEGGKTAPAAVVGFQFQHSALYKLFHNITGNACAVDDKDCYILDNNGYVVISTRVHETGRFFGEVNGAIMKRLLEENVYKQVTVYDYQAVCFESKNDNNASSMLLSPLFHLLRVGKWLLHTALWYIVQLLQWAPGVSSHYADMYGDSNDTEPPPPEPHPEHHARNGNGHGKKDDDHWLRYLTLHRTRLKPCDMKRELYTLFKEKDNVVYNMTAHACERPFVVLPIPFSNLILLVIDQLCPRDGTVVLTVNPQPIDYHLSVNDSLACYKQAREFNRQRPHSCISRHANESGIKLCGKACSVYANLGLLLLCHILSRWL; encoded by the exons ATGGCCTGGTCGCGACTCCTGGCCTGGTGGCGCCTCTGCCTGGGCCTGCTCTCCGTCTTGGTCTGTTTGGCACCGTGCGTCAATCTGCAGCCCTCCGAGAACATCAACTATAATCT CGTTCATTCGTGGGCCGACAAACTGGGCATGGAGCTGTTTCATCTGGGCGATTTCATCACCAGGCGCAAGGAGGTGCAAGAG AGTTTCAAGGATGCGAAAGTTGTGTCGCGCAATGGCGCCTCCATTGTCGATTCGATGGCCAAGGAAATCGAAATGATGATGGACCTCAAAGTCAGTGCAGTGAGG CGGATTATGGACACGGCTGAGAATACGGCTCTGTCGCATCAGAATGATATGGCGGATAAGATGTTCTCCTACTACAGTGCCAAGGAAATGCTGGAGCCCGGCGATCCCGTACCGCCCATACCCACCCCGGCGCCCGATATGGACAAGGACATAGGCGAACCGCTAATCTACGTCCAGCCGAAGGTGGTGGTCCTGGAACCCCGACCGGAGTTTCACAACACACCGGTCAACTTCAGCGTCAGCTCGGTCCACGTGCCCGTCAATGTGTTTGATCGAG CACCGGATGTGATCAAAGCAATTCAGTGGTCGGAGAATTTGGATCAGATATTCCGCGACAATTACAAGAACGATCCGACATTGTCGTGGCAATTCTTTGGCAGTTCGACTGGCTTTATGCGTCAATTCCCTGCATCGAAGTGGCGAAAGGACGTACCGGTCGATCTATACGATTGCCGACTACGCTCCTGGTACATGGAGGCGGCGACGAGTCCGAAGGATATTGTTATCCTGATGGATGGATCCGGTTCAATGTTGGGACAGAGGCTAGATATCGCAAAGCATGTTGTCAATACGATACTCGATACATTAGGTACAAATGACTTTGTGAACATCTTCACCTTTGATAAGGAAGTGAGCCCAGTCGTCCCATGTTTCGAAGACACACTGATTCAA GCGAATCTGGGCAACATACGTGAACTGAAAGAAGGGATTGAATCGTTTAAACCCAAATCGATCGCCAATTATACCGCTGCATTGACAAAGGCATTCGAGCTATTGGAAGAGACCAAGTTGAGTTCGCGCGGGGCGCAGTGCAATCAGGCGATCATGATCATTGGCGACGGGGCGCCCGAGAACAATCGCGAGGTCTTCGAGTTGCACAATTGGCGGGACCCGCCGTACAAGCCGGTCCGAGTGTTCACCTACCTGATTGGCAAGGAGGTGGCCAATTGGGATGATATACGGTGGATGGCGTGCGAGAATCAGGGCTACTACGTCCACCTTAGCGATACAGCCGAGGTGCGTGAGATGGTCCTGAATTACATACCGGTTATGGCCAGGCCGCTCGTCTTGGGCAGGCACGATCACCCGGTGATTTGGTCGCAGGTCTATGCGGACATCGAG GACACAAAACTCTCCGACTATCTGTGGGACATCAACCAGTGCGAGTACCAAAAGGCCGACGTCCTCGAGTATTGGCAGGTGCACGACCGGATGCTGGAGCCCAGCGAAATGCACCGCCGGAAGTACAGACGGATGAAGGAG ACCTGGAACCAACCTGTGGACTCGAATGTGTACCAGTTCATGACCACCGTCTCGATGCCCATCTACGATCGGCGTGAGAATGCG CGCATTAATCTAACGACCGATATAAATCCGGCTGCGAAAATAAACCTTCAATTT ACTAGGATTGCGAATATACTGGGCGTGGCCGGCACAGATGTGCCtataaatgaaatcaaaaagcTGCTGTCGCCATTTACG CTTGGCGTGAATGGCTATGCGTTTATAGTAACCAACAATGGTTATGTACTATTCCATCCAGACTTTCGTCCAATT TTCCAAGGCTACATATTAAAGCCATCATACAATAGCGTTGACATGATTGAAGTCGAGCTGTTGGATGACGATCGGTCCGCCAGAGACTTTAATCCAGTGCTGATGACG ATAAGAGATTCCATAATCAATCAGTCGACAGGCAGCAAATGGATGTTGGTCAAAAATCATTTCGATGAAATG aaacgGGTGGCTCGCATAAAGCGACAATACTATTGGACGGCCATCAAGAAGACCCCCTTCACTCTGGTAATTTCCTATCCAGAACAGTATGGCGTGAGCCACATGGACATTCGAGCTGACCAGGAGATCCATCGCATCTCCATAAAGGGCACAAACTTACGCAGCGTCTTCAGTGGCAAGCGATGGAAAATACATCCCGATTG GCTATTTTGCAAGCACAGCAACAGGACATTCAAAACGCCAGAGATTGAACTGCTGTACTTTCTCGAGCGTATGTCTGAGCCTGGCTGGCGATGGCCGGGAAGTCGTAGCGCTTTGCCCCCGGAACACGCGGCCGCCATGTTCT CTAACAACTCATCAACTGGCCGTTATCCATCAATCAATGAAAAAGAAAGCTACTATT GCGATCGACAGCTGATGCAGGCCTTGGTCTTCGATGCCCGAGTCACCGGGTGGTTCTCCAACAACACCAGCTTCAACTCCAAGGACGACAAGGG CACAAGCGCATCAAGCCCAATAGCCGTTCTAATGGGTTTGCTGCCAAG AAATGAATTCAAGCAGCGCTTTGGCGTCACCGTCGCCTTTTTGGCCACCCACAGTGGCCTCACCCGCTGGCACGAGTTCCACTCAAATGCTGCCGAGGAATCTGGAGTCGG CGAGACTTTCAGCCAGAACAATACGCGGGCCATCGATGAGATTTGGTATAAACGCGCCGTGGACCAACATTTTGTACGGGAGGAGAGCTTCGTTTACTCCGTGCCCTTCGATGCGGGTG AGAGCAATTCGGAGATCCTGGTGACCGCCAGCCATGCCGTTTTCCACAATGAGGGCGGCAAGACAGCGCCGGCGGCAGTTGTGGGCTTCCAGTTTCAGCACTCGGCGCTCTACAAACTCTTCCACAACATCACCGGCAAT GCCTGTGCCGTGGATGACAAAGACTGCTATATACTGGATAACAATGGCTATGTGGTCATATCGACGAGGGTCCACGAAACGGGGCGATTCTTCGGGGAGGTGAACGGAGCGATCATGAAGCGGCTGCTGGAGGAGAATGTCTACAAACAGGTCACCGTCTACGATTACCAGGCGGTGTGCTTCGAGTCCAAGAACGATAACAATGCGTCCAGCATGTTGCTTTCG CCCCTGTTCCATCTGCTGCGCGTGGGCAAATGGCTGCTGCATACGGCGCTGTGGTATATTGTGCAACTGTTGCAGTGGGCGCCCGGAGTGTCCAGCCATTATGCGGACATGTACGGCGACTCCAACGACACGGAGCCTCCGCCGCCGGAGCCGCATCCGGAGCACCATGCCCGCAACGGTAATGGGCATGGGAAGAAGGACGACGACCACTGGCTGCGCTACTTGACACTCCATCGCACACGGCTCAAACCGTGCGACATGAAGCGCGAACTTTACACGCTGTTCAAGGAGAAGGACAACGTTGTCTACAATATGACAGCCCATGCATGTGAGCGGCCATTTGTCGTCCTGCCCATCCCGTTCAGCAACCTCATCCTGCTGGTCATCGACCAGCTGTGTCCCCGGGACGGCACCGTCGTCCTAACGGTCAATCCGCAGCCGATCGACTACCACCTGTCGGTGAACGACTCGCTGGCCTGCTACAAGCAGGCTCGGGAGTTCAACCGCCAGCGGCCCCACAGCTGCATCAGTCGGCACGCGAAC
- the stj gene encoding voltage-dependent calcium channel subunit alpha-2/delta-3 isoform X7, with the protein MAWSRLLAWWRLCLGLLSVLVCLAPCVNLQPSENINYNLVHSWADKLGMELFHLGDFITRRKEVQESFKDAKVVSRNGASIVDSMAKEIEMMMDLKVSAVRRIMDTAENTALSHQNDMADKMFSYYSAKEMLEPGDPVPPIPTPAPDMDKDIGEPLIYVQPKVVVLEPRPEFHNTPVNFSVSSVHVPVNVFDRAPDVIKAIQWSENLDQIFRDNYKNDPTLSWQFFGSSTGFMRQFPASKWRKDVPVDLYDCRLRSWYMEAATSPKDIVILMDGSGSMLGQRLDIAKHVVNTILDTLGTNDFVNIFTFDKEVSPVVPCFEDTLIQANLGNIRELKEGIESFKPKSIANYTAALTKAFELLEETKLSSRGAQCNQAIMIIGDGAPENNREVFELHNWRDPPYKPVRVFTYLIGKEVANWDDIRWMACENQGYYVHLSDTAEVREMVLNYIPVMARPLVLGRHDHPVIWSQVYADIEDTKLSDYLWDINQCEYQKADVLEYWQVHDRMLEPSEMHRRKYRRMKETWNQPVDSNVYQFMTTVSMPIYDRRENATRIANILGVAGTDVPINEIKKLLSPFTLGVNGYAFIVTNNGYVLFHPDFRPIFQGYILKPSYNSVDMIEVELLDDDRSARDFNPVLMTIRDSIINQSTGSKWMLVKNHFDEMKRVARIKRQYYWTAIKKTPFTLVISYPEQYGVSHMDIRADQEIHRISIKGTNLRSVFSGKRWKIHPDWLFCKHSNRTFKTPEIELLYFLERMSEPGWRWPGSRSALPPEHAAAMFCDRQLMQALVFDARVTGWFSNNTSFNSKDDKGNEFKQRFGVTVAFLATHSGLTRWHEFHSNAAEESGVGETFSQNNTRAIDEIWYKRAVDQHFVREESFVYSVPFDAGESNSEILVTASHAVFHNEGGKTAPAAVVGFQFQHSALYKLFHNITGNACAVDDKDCYILDNNGYVVISTRVHETGRFFGEVNGAIMKRLLEENVYKQVTVYDYQAVCFESKNDNNASSMLLSPLFHLLRVGKWLLHTALWYIVQLLQWAPGVSSHYADMYGDSNDTEPPPPEPHPEHHARNGNGHGKKDDDHWLRYLTLHRTRLKPCDMKRELYTLFKEKDNVVYNMTAHACERPFVVLPIPFSNLILLVIDQLCPRDGTVVLTVNPQPIDYHLSVNDSLACYKQAREFNRQRPHSCISRHANESGIKLCGKACSVYANLGLLLLCHILSRWL; encoded by the exons ATGGCCTGGTCGCGACTCCTGGCCTGGTGGCGCCTCTGCCTGGGCCTGCTCTCCGTCTTGGTCTGTTTGGCACCGTGCGTCAATCTGCAGCCCTCCGAGAACATCAACTATAATCT CGTTCATTCGTGGGCCGACAAACTGGGCATGGAGCTGTTTCATCTGGGCGATTTCATCACCAGGCGCAAGGAGGTGCAAGAG AGTTTCAAGGATGCGAAAGTTGTGTCGCGCAATGGCGCCTCCATTGTCGATTCGATGGCCAAGGAAATCGAAATGATGATGGACCTCAAAGTCAGTGCAGTGAGG CGGATTATGGACACGGCTGAGAATACGGCTCTGTCGCATCAGAATGATATGGCGGATAAGATGTTCTCCTACTACAGTGCCAAGGAAATGCTGGAGCCCGGCGATCCCGTACCGCCCATACCCACCCCGGCGCCCGATATGGACAAGGACATAGGCGAACCGCTAATCTACGTCCAGCCGAAGGTGGTGGTCCTGGAACCCCGACCGGAGTTTCACAACACACCGGTCAACTTCAGCGTCAGCTCGGTCCACGTGCCCGTCAATGTGTTTGATCGAG CACCGGATGTGATCAAAGCAATTCAGTGGTCGGAGAATTTGGATCAGATATTCCGCGACAATTACAAGAACGATCCGACATTGTCGTGGCAATTCTTTGGCAGTTCGACTGGCTTTATGCGTCAATTCCCTGCATCGAAGTGGCGAAAGGACGTACCGGTCGATCTATACGATTGCCGACTACGCTCCTGGTACATGGAGGCGGCGACGAGTCCGAAGGATATTGTTATCCTGATGGATGGATCCGGTTCAATGTTGGGACAGAGGCTAGATATCGCAAAGCATGTTGTCAATACGATACTCGATACATTAGGTACAAATGACTTTGTGAACATCTTCACCTTTGATAAGGAAGTGAGCCCAGTCGTCCCATGTTTCGAAGACACACTGATTCAA GCGAATCTGGGCAACATACGTGAACTGAAAGAAGGGATTGAATCGTTTAAACCCAAATCGATCGCCAATTATACCGCTGCATTGACAAAGGCATTCGAGCTATTGGAAGAGACCAAGTTGAGTTCGCGCGGGGCGCAGTGCAATCAGGCGATCATGATCATTGGCGACGGGGCGCCCGAGAACAATCGCGAGGTCTTCGAGTTGCACAATTGGCGGGACCCGCCGTACAAGCCGGTCCGAGTGTTCACCTACCTGATTGGCAAGGAGGTGGCCAATTGGGATGATATACGGTGGATGGCGTGCGAGAATCAGGGCTACTACGTCCACCTTAGCGATACAGCCGAGGTGCGTGAGATGGTCCTGAATTACATACCGGTTATGGCCAGGCCGCTCGTCTTGGGCAGGCACGATCACCCGGTGATTTGGTCGCAGGTCTATGCGGACATCGAG GACACAAAACTCTCCGACTATCTGTGGGACATCAACCAGTGCGAGTACCAAAAGGCCGACGTCCTCGAGTATTGGCAGGTGCACGACCGGATGCTGGAGCCCAGCGAAATGCACCGCCGGAAGTACAGACGGATGAAGGAG ACCTGGAACCAACCTGTGGACTCGAATGTGTACCAGTTCATGACCACCGTCTCGATGCCCATCTACGATCGGCGTGAGAATGCG ACTAGGATTGCGAATATACTGGGCGTGGCCGGCACAGATGTGCCtataaatgaaatcaaaaagcTGCTGTCGCCATTTACG CTTGGCGTGAATGGCTATGCGTTTATAGTAACCAACAATGGTTATGTACTATTCCATCCAGACTTTCGTCCAATT TTCCAAGGCTACATATTAAAGCCATCATACAATAGCGTTGACATGATTGAAGTCGAGCTGTTGGATGACGATCGGTCCGCCAGAGACTTTAATCCAGTGCTGATGACG ATAAGAGATTCCATAATCAATCAGTCGACAGGCAGCAAATGGATGTTGGTCAAAAATCATTTCGATGAAATG aaacgGGTGGCTCGCATAAAGCGACAATACTATTGGACGGCCATCAAGAAGACCCCCTTCACTCTGGTAATTTCCTATCCAGAACAGTATGGCGTGAGCCACATGGACATTCGAGCTGACCAGGAGATCCATCGCATCTCCATAAAGGGCACAAACTTACGCAGCGTCTTCAGTGGCAAGCGATGGAAAATACATCCCGATTG GCTATTTTGCAAGCACAGCAACAGGACATTCAAAACGCCAGAGATTGAACTGCTGTACTTTCTCGAGCGTATGTCTGAGCCTGGCTGGCGATGGCCGGGAAGTCGTAGCGCTTTGCCCCCGGAACACGCGGCCGCCATGTTCT GCGATCGACAGCTGATGCAGGCCTTGGTCTTCGATGCCCGAGTCACCGGGTGGTTCTCCAACAACACCAGCTTCAACTCCAAGGACGACAAGGG AAATGAATTCAAGCAGCGCTTTGGCGTCACCGTCGCCTTTTTGGCCACCCACAGTGGCCTCACCCGCTGGCACGAGTTCCACTCAAATGCTGCCGAGGAATCTGGAGTCGG CGAGACTTTCAGCCAGAACAATACGCGGGCCATCGATGAGATTTGGTATAAACGCGCCGTGGACCAACATTTTGTACGGGAGGAGAGCTTCGTTTACTCCGTGCCCTTCGATGCGGGTG AGAGCAATTCGGAGATCCTGGTGACCGCCAGCCATGCCGTTTTCCACAATGAGGGCGGCAAGACAGCGCCGGCGGCAGTTGTGGGCTTCCAGTTTCAGCACTCGGCGCTCTACAAACTCTTCCACAACATCACCGGCAAT GCCTGTGCCGTGGATGACAAAGACTGCTATATACTGGATAACAATGGCTATGTGGTCATATCGACGAGGGTCCACGAAACGGGGCGATTCTTCGGGGAGGTGAACGGAGCGATCATGAAGCGGCTGCTGGAGGAGAATGTCTACAAACAGGTCACCGTCTACGATTACCAGGCGGTGTGCTTCGAGTCCAAGAACGATAACAATGCGTCCAGCATGTTGCTTTCG CCCCTGTTCCATCTGCTGCGCGTGGGCAAATGGCTGCTGCATACGGCGCTGTGGTATATTGTGCAACTGTTGCAGTGGGCGCCCGGAGTGTCCAGCCATTATGCGGACATGTACGGCGACTCCAACGACACGGAGCCTCCGCCGCCGGAGCCGCATCCGGAGCACCATGCCCGCAACGGTAATGGGCATGGGAAGAAGGACGACGACCACTGGCTGCGCTACTTGACACTCCATCGCACACGGCTCAAACCGTGCGACATGAAGCGCGAACTTTACACGCTGTTCAAGGAGAAGGACAACGTTGTCTACAATATGACAGCCCATGCATGTGAGCGGCCATTTGTCGTCCTGCCCATCCCGTTCAGCAACCTCATCCTGCTGGTCATCGACCAGCTGTGTCCCCGGGACGGCACCGTCGTCCTAACGGTCAATCCGCAGCCGATCGACTACCACCTGTCGGTGAACGACTCGCTGGCCTGCTACAAGCAGGCTCGGGAGTTCAACCGCCAGCGGCCCCACAGCTGCATCAGTCGGCACGCGAAC